DNA from Brassica napus cultivar Da-Ae chromosome C4, Da-Ae, whole genome shotgun sequence:
TGGAAGTAAGTCTTTAACAACTTGTTTGTTGTATTTAGTTACaggtttttatttgtttttatttaaatggcTCGGTGTACATAATACCTGCGAGAGGTAGTAGATAGAATAAACAGTCAGagaataatcaaataaatatagttAGGTCGTTGGTTAATATAACTGCATCTTATGTatcttatgtttgattttttctatttataaaatctattttgtatttgattctATATGAGTGTTGCAGTTTGATATGAAATACTACTATGAAATTGGGAGTAGGAAGTGGCAGAGGCGATTCTGGTTCTTTACTCCGCCTAAACCTGGTCCTGACGTACCTTACACCTTTGGCTTAATTGGTATCAACTTGTGTCTTTGGTAGATTCATATTTTCTGTTGTGACcttagatatttaatttatttctaatacaATATCCAGGGGATCTAGGACAAACATATGATTCAAATCGAACGTTAAGCCATTATGAGATGAATCCGGGAAAAGGACAGGCTGTTTTGTTCCTAGGAGACTTGTCTTATGCGGATCTTTACCCTTTGCACGACAACAACAGATGGGATACTTGGGGAAGATTTGTTGAGAGAAGTGTTGCTTATCAACCTTGGATATGGACTGCAGGAAACCACGAAATCGACTATGCTCCTGAAATTGTAAGACTTTGAATGAATACCCTTGTTGGTTTCTCGAAATGGAACTTGACTTTTTTGCTTTTGCAGGGTGAAACAGAACCATTCAAGCCTTTTACGAATCGGTATCATACGCCGTACAAGGCATCGGGAAGTATCTCTCCATTGTGGTATTCCATCAAGAGGGCTTCAGCTTATATTATTGTTATGTCTTGTTACTCATCTTACGGTAATAATGACTAGAGAGAAGAAATGCACTTTAAGAAAGATAAACTATATTATTGGTTGGCTTTTCTTTAAAGACTTTTTTAATCTGATGGATTAATTAGGGGTATACACTCCTCAGTACAAATGGCTACGAAAGGAGTTCCAAAGAGTAAACCGAAAAGAGACTCCATGGCTGATAGTCTTAGTACATTGCCCCTTTTACCATAGCTATGAGCGTCATTACATGGAAGGTGAAACAATGAGGGTCATGTACGAGCCGTGGTTCGTCAAGTCCAAGGTCGATGTCGTGTTTGCAGGCCATGTTCATGCCTATGAGAGATcggtaaaaaaattaaatttagtcCTCCCCAGTAGTATTAATCTACCCTTGTATCTCCACTGCCTCCAAGTGATCATCAAGTACACTAACGCAGGAACGTGTTTCTAACATTGCCTACAACATTGTCAATGGATTGTGTGAGCCAATACCGGATGAGTCGGCTCCGGTGTACATAACCATCGGGGACGGAGGAAACGCAGAAGGCTTGCTTACTGAGTAATTTTTTACCATATTAGCTAGCTGTACAAAGACTTTCTATGTTTCTGATGAATGACTTGGTTCTTCTTATCGTAGCATGATGCAGCCACAGCCGAGCTTCTCTGCCTTCCGAGAAGCTAGCTTTGGGCACGGGTTGCTGGATATCAAAAACAGGACTCATGCCTACTTCAGCTGGAATCGGAACGATGATGGGTCTTCCGAGGAAGCGGATTCTGTGTGGTTGCTTAATCGGTTTTGGGGAGCTCCAAAGAATATTTCCCTGGGTTTTGGTTGCCTCCCGAACACAAATTGATCTATGCTAAACGATGGAACCAAATGTGAGAGTTTATCAGGTTCTTTGACGTTTTCGTTTCGCAAGGTTGTCCTTTTATAAACAAATCACTAAGAAAGTAAGAAGATGATATCTACAAGATAGTAAGTGCTATAATAAAGATAAGATAGTAAAAGTGTAATAAAAAGTCAAGCAATGATGATAAATAAAACTCGTTTGAAATTATCTGGAGTGGCGCGTTGTATATTGAAGTTTCataaaactttatttaataGAAATTGTAATTATGAACTTGTCTTTGCAAAAAATGAAATCTAAGCTCGTCTTTACAAAATTTAATGGAACTTCTTTCGAGACGATAGATTTTGAAGTTTCataaaactttatttaatagaaattataattatatcaataatttatgtagagaaaaaaacaaaa
Protein-coding regions in this window:
- the LOC106400439 gene encoding fe(3+)-Zn(2+) purple acid phosphatase 12-like → MSSRSDLTIMRVCFIIFLLGVLVELCDGGITSGYVRSRGGRRLDPPLGLLRGSDLPDDMPLDSDVFLPDDRPLHSDVFLPDKKKKDSYVFVPDDMPLDSDVFKVPPGPNTPQQVHITQGNHEGNGVIISWVTPSAPCSNTVRYWSENGKSKKLAVATINTYRFFNYTSGYIHHCLIDDLEFDMKYYYEIGSRKWQRRFWFFTPPKPGPDVPYTFGLIGDLGQTYDSNRTLSHYEMNPGKGQAVLFLGDLSYADLYPLHDNNRWDTWGRFVERSVAYQPWIWTAGNHEIDYAPEIGETEPFKPFTNRYHTPYKASGSISPLWYSIKRASAYIIVMSCYSSYGVYTPQYKWLRKEFQRVNRKETPWLIVLVHCPFYHSYERHYMEGETMRVMYEPWFVKSKVDVVFAGHVHAYERSERVSNIAYNIVNGLCEPIPDESAPVYITIGDGGNAEGLLTDMMQPQPSFSAFREASFGHGLLDIKNRTHAYFSWNRNDDGSSEEADSVWLLNRFWGAPKNISLGFGCLPNTN